Proteins encoded in a region of the Hymenobacter sp. DG25B genome:
- a CDS encoding DNA polymerase beta superfamily protein, protein MIDIAYLRRHNLILLEAVSGSRAYGTDLPHSDTDLKGVFILPERDFFGLNYVPQVANATNDEVFYELRRFVELLLKNNPTALEILGTPPDCIRYQHPLFAAFRAEDFLSKLCRQTFAEYAVAQIRKAKGLNKKINSPEPPARKSVLDFCYVTVGAGAQPVEKWLQRQGLSPSQCGLANVPHLTDLYALFVDGDHPGAKGYRGLLRDAETSNDVLLSAVPKGEVPAAYLSFNRNGYSTYCRVYKEYWDWVARRNTERYENTVQHGKNYDAKNMLHVFRLLRTALEIATTGQLHVRRPDRDYLLRIRKGEFEYETLVAEAEALVQQVDAAFATSTLPDAPDRERTEQLLIELRHQFYALQGAVPEA, encoded by the coding sequence GTGATTGACATTGCCTACCTGCGTCGCCATAACCTGATCCTACTGGAAGCCGTCAGCGGCAGCCGGGCCTACGGGACGGACTTACCCCATTCCGACACGGATCTGAAGGGTGTCTTTATCCTGCCGGAGCGCGACTTCTTTGGCCTGAACTATGTCCCGCAGGTAGCCAATGCCACCAACGACGAGGTGTTCTATGAGCTGCGCCGCTTTGTGGAGCTGTTGCTGAAAAACAACCCTACGGCCCTGGAAATCCTGGGGACGCCACCGGATTGCATCCGTTACCAACACCCGCTGTTTGCCGCGTTCCGGGCGGAAGATTTTCTCTCCAAGCTCTGCCGCCAGACGTTTGCCGAATATGCTGTGGCGCAGATTCGCAAAGCCAAGGGGCTCAACAAGAAGATCAATAGCCCCGAGCCGCCGGCCCGCAAGTCCGTGCTGGATTTTTGCTACGTGACGGTGGGAGCGGGAGCGCAACCCGTGGAGAAATGGCTGCAGCGCCAGGGACTGTCGCCCTCACAGTGCGGCTTGGCCAACGTGCCGCATCTGACCGACCTATACGCCCTGTTCGTGGATGGGGACCACCCTGGGGCAAAGGGCTACCGGGGGCTGCTGCGCGACGCGGAAACGTCCAATGACGTGCTGCTCTCAGCCGTCCCCAAAGGGGAAGTACCCGCAGCCTACTTGTCGTTTAACCGCAACGGCTATTCCACCTATTGCCGGGTGTACAAGGAATACTGGGACTGGGTGGCGCGGCGTAACACGGAACGCTACGAAAATACGGTGCAGCACGGCAAGAACTACGACGCCAAGAATATGCTGCACGTGTTTCGCCTGCTACGTACGGCCCTGGAAATTGCGACCACGGGTCAGCTGCACGTCCGGCGCCCGGACCGGGACTACCTGCTGCGCATTCGGAAGGGCGAGTTTGAGTACGAGACGCTGGTGGCTGAAGCGGAGGCGCTGGTCCAGCAGGTGGATGCTGCGTTTGCCACTTCCACCCTACCGGATGCTCCCGACCGCGAGCGAACCGAGCAACTGCTGATAGAACTGCGGCACCAGTTTTATGCGCTGCAAGGTGCAGTGCCAGAAGCTTGA